One region of Bartonella alsatica genomic DNA includes:
- the virB9 gene encoding P-type conjugative transfer protein VirB9 codes for MIQFSKTIFFAFIVAISCHTIPSFAETAPVSARKDNRIRFVNYDPYNVIQVIGSIRSSVQIEFAEDEEVTYVGIGNSVAWQVAPAGHFVFLKPREVQPITNLQIVTSRQDGTKRSYQFELQVREGDVSAGNDTYFLVKFRYPEDEALRKQLAEAAKAAQREENFVNDIFNTHEDFGPRNWAYEAQGSTLIEPTSVYDNGKTTTFTFLGNTEIPTIYLVSRDGQESLVPKSIKGNKVIVHATAAQFTLRRGNDVLCIFNKRFVPEGINPETGTTSPSVQRKVNIGNQR; via the coding sequence ATGATTCAATTTTCAAAAACAATCTTTTTCGCTTTTATTGTTGCGATAAGCTGTCATACGATTCCGTCATTTGCGGAAACAGCACCTGTCAGTGCACGTAAAGACAATCGCATTAGATTTGTGAATTATGATCCATATAATGTCATACAAGTGATTGGCTCTATTCGTTCTTCAGTCCAGATTGAATTTGCTGAGGATGAAGAAGTAACTTATGTAGGGATAGGCAATTCCGTTGCTTGGCAAGTTGCCCCAGCAGGTCATTTTGTTTTTCTAAAACCACGTGAAGTTCAGCCCATCACGAATTTACAAATTGTAACAAGCCGTCAAGATGGCACAAAACGCTCTTATCAATTTGAACTCCAAGTGCGTGAAGGCGATGTTTCAGCAGGAAATGACACATATTTTCTGGTAAAGTTTCGTTATCCAGAAGATGAAGCCTTACGTAAGCAATTAGCCGAAGCAGCAAAAGCTGCACAGCGCGAAGAAAATTTTGTCAATGATATTTTTAATACCCATGAAGACTTTGGTCCACGCAATTGGGCTTATGAAGCGCAGGGCTCAACTCTAATTGAACCTACATCTGTTTATGACAACGGTAAAACAACAACATTTACATTTTTGGGCAATACTGAAATCCCGACTATTTATCTTGTCTCACGTGATGGACAAGAATCTCTTGTTCCAAAATCAATTAAAGGCAACAAAGTCATTGTTCATGCCACAGCTGCACAATTTACTTTGCGCCGTGGAAACGACGTGTTGTGCATTTTCAATAAAAGGTTCGTGCCTGAAGGAATTAATCCTGAAACTGGGACAACATCACCCTCTGTACAACGTAAAGTGAACATAGGAAATCAGCGATGA
- a CDS encoding type IV secretion system protein, which produces MKKYGLVTLLSLSFISHATSQNTSSVDEYYKSAVENTQKLDTAESDTAQSIFESTTTTITEIQKINNKFNAKQPPKSEELQALQMELALVQAKIQADALKLQSLAMIQEKNKKTKEEIHEEKAQEEHKRIAEKLKEELEKSDVQF; this is translated from the coding sequence ATGAAAAAATACGGCTTAGTCACACTGTTATCTTTGTCTTTCATCTCTCATGCAACGTCACAAAACACATCATCTGTTGATGAATACTATAAAAGTGCAGTAGAGAACACCCAAAAACTAGACACTGCAGAATCGGACACAGCTCAGTCAATTTTCGAAAGTACAACGACAACTATAACAGAAATCCAGAAAATAAATAATAAATTTAACGCAAAACAACCACCCAAATCAGAAGAACTGCAAGCTCTTCAAATGGAACTGGCCCTTGTGCAGGCAAAGATTCAAGCAGATGCTTTAAAACTTCAGTCTCTTGCTATGATTCAAGAAAAAAACAAAAAAACAAAAGAAGAAATCCATGAAGAAAAAGCACAAGAAGAACACAAAAGGATTGCCGAAAAATTAAAAGAAGAACTTGAGAAATCTGATGTCCAATTTTAG
- a CDS encoding type IV secretion system protein, which produces MSNFSFAPFENISNYILAPLDNVMNTTVSGLSSAISAPLNLASIIFIFLYGYNVMTGRVALSMHSLLNNVVKIVVVTTMATNADTFNIYVKDIFFNDLANAIGNALNNNPTKSNVFDHILLEASSRYNEVLSKAWFLEKIMVGLLGSLMILAVIVFCIGGFIVQMFAQVALVMIIGLGPLFISFYLFNATRKFTDAWITTLVNFTILQVLVIMLGTIMCQIIIHVLKGTYDSIYYLFPPVVVISIVGAILFRALPGIASALASGGPYFNAGFSSGGPVLSMLSGGAQAGSNAAKSAVSKISGAAGAARKVAGTASKAAKMGGQGRGNF; this is translated from the coding sequence ATGTCCAATTTTAGTTTTGCTCCGTTCGAGAACATCTCTAATTATATTTTAGCCCCTCTTGATAATGTAATGAATACAACGGTGAGTGGTTTATCTTCTGCTATTTCAGCACCACTCAATCTTGCGTCAATCATTTTCATTTTTCTGTATGGCTATAATGTTATGACGGGTCGCGTTGCTCTTTCCATGCATAGTCTTCTTAACAATGTTGTTAAAATCGTTGTTGTTACAACAATGGCAACGAATGCGGATACATTTAATATCTATGTTAAAGATATTTTCTTTAATGATTTAGCAAACGCTATTGGGAATGCGCTCAACAACAACCCAACAAAATCCAATGTTTTTGATCATATTTTGTTAGAGGCAAGTTCACGCTATAATGAGGTCTTATCTAAAGCTTGGTTTCTTGAAAAGATCATGGTTGGCCTTCTTGGTTCTTTAATGATTTTGGCTGTTATTGTCTTTTGTATAGGTGGTTTTATCGTGCAAATGTTTGCACAGGTTGCACTTGTAATGATTATAGGTCTTGGGCCGCTTTTCATTAGTTTTTATTTATTCAATGCAACCAGAAAATTCACTGACGCATGGATTACTACATTGGTTAATTTTACCATTTTGCAAGTTTTAGTAATCATGCTTGGTACGATTATGTGTCAAATTATCATACACGTTCTCAAAGGTACATATGATTCGATCTATTATCTCTTTCCCCCTGTTGTTGTCATCTCGATAGTAGGAGCTATTCTTTTCCGTGCATTGCCTGGCATTGCTTCTGCTCTAGCTTCTGGTGGACCATACTTTAACGCTGGCTTCTCTTCAGGAGGACCGGTTTTATCGATGCTTTCTGGTGGTGCTCAAGCTGGTAGTAATGCAGCAAAAAGCGCAGTTTCAAAAATCTCTGGTGCAGCAGGTGCTGCAAGAAAAGTGGCAGGAACCGCAAGCAAAGCAGCAAAAATGGGAGGACAAGGCCGTGGCAACTTTTAA
- a CDS encoding TrbC/VirB2 family protein, whose product MTNNISKNIIFIIIMLLLTAVVISNPSYAAPTATGGFGNLDTVLGSIVNMMTGTTAKLIAIICVAAVGIGWMYGFIDLRKAAYCIIGIGIVFGAPALVNKLIGTT is encoded by the coding sequence ATGACAAACAATATATCCAAGAACATCATATTTATCATTATCATGTTACTTTTAACGGCGGTTGTTATATCAAATCCTTCTTATGCTGCCCCTACTGCTACTGGTGGATTTGGTAACCTTGATACTGTCTTAGGTAGTATTGTTAATATGATGACGGGAACAACAGCAAAACTCATTGCGATTATATGTGTTGCTGCCGTAGGTATTGGTTGGATGTACGGCTTTATTGATTTACGCAAAGCAGCTTACTGTATCATTGGTATTGGTATTGTTTTTGGAGCCCCTGCTCTCGTTAATAAATTAATAGGCACAACATAA
- the virB11 gene encoding P-type DNA transfer ATPase VirB11 has translation MTQNLEKLNDETVAIVLTKLKPIHTFLKDDSLFEIVINRPYQVMTEGIEGWKTIEVPALSFHELMGIAKVVASYSKQNISDKNPILSATLPNNERIQIVIPPAVEKDTISMTIRKPSSRSFSLEDLSNNGLFSLCEQVTFTPLNDYQSHFNELKNIEHSLVTAYYNKDFVFFLNQAVKRQKNILISGKTGSGKTTLSKALIAKIPSNERIITIEDTQELVVPQPNHVSMIYSKDGQGLASVGPKELLESALRMRPDRILLQELRDGTAFYYIRNVNSGHPGSITTVHASTALAAFEQMTLLVKESEGGNNLERDDIRGLLISMIDIIIQCKRIEGKFKVTEIYYDPFKQRNIFGGN, from the coding sequence ATGACCCAAAATTTGGAAAAGCTGAATGATGAAACCGTCGCTATTGTTTTAACAAAACTTAAACCAATCCACACTTTTCTGAAAGACGATAGTCTTTTTGAAATTGTCATCAATCGTCCCTATCAAGTGATGACCGAAGGAATTGAGGGGTGGAAAACAATAGAAGTACCAGCCCTCTCATTTCATGAGCTTATGGGAATTGCTAAAGTTGTTGCTTCTTATTCTAAACAAAATATATCGGACAAAAATCCGATATTATCTGCTACCTTACCGAATAATGAGCGTATTCAAATTGTCATTCCTCCGGCAGTAGAAAAAGATACGATCAGTATGACAATTCGCAAACCCTCATCACGGAGTTTTTCTCTTGAAGATCTTTCAAATAACGGTCTTTTTTCGCTGTGTGAACAAGTGACATTCACACCTTTAAATGATTATCAATCACATTTTAACGAACTCAAAAACATTGAGCATAGCTTAGTAACCGCTTATTATAATAAGGATTTTGTCTTCTTTTTAAATCAGGCTGTAAAACGTCAAAAAAATATTTTGATTTCCGGAAAAACCGGCTCTGGTAAAACAACATTGTCAAAAGCATTAATCGCTAAAATCCCTAGTAATGAGCGTATTATAACTATCGAAGATACACAAGAATTGGTTGTGCCTCAACCCAACCACGTTTCTATGATCTATTCAAAAGACGGCCAAGGTTTAGCCTCTGTTGGTCCCAAAGAACTGCTCGAATCTGCATTACGTATGCGTCCTGACCGTATTCTTTTACAAGAACTTCGAGATGGTACAGCCTTTTATTATATCCGCAATGTCAATTCAGGACACCCCGGTTCTATTACAACAGTTCATGCCTCGACAGCACTTGCTGCTTTTGAACAAATGACTCTTTTGGTCAAAGAAAGTGAAGGAGGAAATAATTTAGAGCGTGATGATATCCGTGGTCTTTTGATTTCAATGATTGACATCATCATCCAATGTAAAAGGATTGAAGGAAAATTTAAAGTCACAGAGATTTATTACGACCCGTTCAAACAACGAAACATCTTTGGTGGTAATTAA
- a CDS encoding relaxase/mobilization nuclease domain-containing protein, whose amino-acid sequence MARYIMDLDGGISPRDWKLTSDYVIDDNIQNSAKVASVRVTNCHTDDPVMATEFILKTQDQNKRSKTDKTYHLVLSFPTGETPERETLYAIEDKFCDALGYGTHQRISAIHKDTANLHVHIAINKINPESFLNHEPFFDKRTLMKVCQKVEQEYNLVNTPHGNDNIENTKSQIKDFEYRTGIESLSTYVGRITKEFNYTDWSEFHRSFADHGLVIKKTRKWLGYRSGRS is encoded by the coding sequence TTGGCTCGTTATATTATGGATTTAGATGGGGGGATTTCACCAAGAGATTGGAAACTTACATCCGATTACGTAATTGATGATAATATACAAAATAGCGCAAAAGTAGCATCAGTAAGAGTTACAAATTGTCATACAGATGATCCTGTTATGGCAACAGAATTCATTTTAAAAACTCAAGATCAAAATAAAAGATCAAAGACTGATAAAACATATCATTTGGTCTTATCTTTTCCCACTGGAGAAACTCCAGAGAGAGAAACACTCTATGCAATTGAAGATAAATTTTGTGATGCATTAGGTTATGGAACTCATCAGCGTATTTCAGCTATCCATAAAGATACAGCTAATTTGCATGTTCATATTGCCATTAATAAAATTAATCCTGAAAGTTTTCTAAATCACGAGCCTTTTTTTGATAAACGCACACTTATGAAAGTCTGTCAAAAAGTTGAACAAGAATATAATTTGGTCAATACACCACATGGAAATGATAATATTGAAAATACAAAATCACAAATAAAAGATTTTGAGTACAGAACGGGGATAGAATCTCTCTCAACATATGTTGGAAGGATAACTAAGGAGTTTAACTATACAGATTGGTCAGAGTTTCATAGAAGTTTTGCAGACCATGGTCTTGTTATAAAAAAAACAAGGAAATGGCTTGGTTATAGGAGCGGAAGATCTTAA
- a CDS encoding virB8 family protein: MKRLLRKLWRPRVKSDAFDKYVKEARSFDIDRMHGMRLQMKIAMILTVLFGLIIIALALAVAALTPLKTVEPFVIRVDNSTGIVETVSALKESPNNYDEAITRYFASKYVRAREGFLASEAENNFRLISLLSSPGEQNRFAKWYAGNNPESPQNIYQNMIVTVTIKSISFLSNDLIQVRYYKTIKEPNGKESISHWVSILNFSYINAQISTDDRLINPLGFQVSEYRSDPEVIK; encoded by the coding sequence ATGAAACGCCTTTTGAGAAAACTGTGGAGGCCACGCGTGAAAAGTGATGCATTTGATAAATATGTAAAAGAAGCTCGCTCATTCGATATTGATCGTATGCATGGCATGCGTTTGCAAATGAAAATTGCCATGATTTTAACGGTGCTTTTTGGCTTAATAATAATTGCCTTAGCTTTGGCTGTGGCAGCACTAACACCCTTAAAAACCGTAGAACCTTTTGTGATCCGCGTTGATAATTCAACAGGTATTGTTGAGACAGTGAGTGCTTTAAAAGAATCTCCAAACAACTATGATGAAGCGATAACACGCTATTTTGCTAGCAAATATGTTCGTGCACGCGAGGGATTTCTGGCATCAGAAGCAGAAAATAATTTTCGCTTGATCTCTCTTTTATCTTCACCAGGAGAACAAAATCGTTTTGCAAAATGGTATGCAGGCAACAATCCAGAAAGTCCGCAAAATATCTATCAAAACATGATTGTTACGGTCACGATAAAATCAATCTCCTTTTTAAGCAACGATCTTATTCAAGTGCGTTATTACAAAACAATCAAAGAACCCAATGGAAAAGAAAGTATTTCCCATTGGGTTTCGATTTTAAACTTTTCCTATATTAACGCACAAATTTCAACAGATGACCGCTTAATCAACCCACTTGGCTTCCAAGTGTCGGAATATAGATCCGATCCAGAGGTGATAAAATGA
- a CDS encoding type IV secretion system protein VirB3, with protein sequence MNEDPLFLACTRPAMFAGVTMEAMALNIIVTSILFILTSGFTMIGLGIGMHFVLREVTKHDHNQFRVLFAWLNTRGKQKNLKRWGGGSTSPLCLIRNYKELSR encoded by the coding sequence ATGAATGAAGATCCCCTTTTCCTTGCTTGTACAAGGCCAGCTATGTTTGCCGGTGTCACAATGGAAGCGATGGCCCTTAACATTATAGTCACTTCCATTCTCTTTATTCTAACAAGCGGGTTTACTATGATTGGTCTTGGCATTGGTATGCACTTTGTTTTGCGTGAAGTGACAAAACACGACCACAATCAATTTCGCGTATTATTTGCTTGGCTCAATACCCGAGGAAAACAAAAAAATCTCAAAAGATGGGGAGGAGGATCAACATCGCCGTTATGCCTTATCCGTAATTATAAGGAATTAAGCAGATGA
- the virB10 gene encoding type IV secretion system protein VirB10, with protein MNNEMDEKNINDRDMIKDFQGNKQHSNIGKAVALVILFGVCIYLAYSTLVTDKKQPVELPKEGIIKQTEFFRPTQLKPVSFEQTQKNSVLLPKVELPTPKINQKKSNDDSLMEAAQRAPVLAYASTQQNKMSTAINAGVLSNKLENKPDETAQRFNHLLKPTTLEGIRASTLGNRNYIITMGTSIPCILETAISSDQQGFTSCIVSRDILSDNGRVVLLDKGTQIVGEYRAGLKKGQNRLFVLWNRAKTPNGIIITLASPATDALGRSGVDGDVDNHWLERIGSALLVSIVKDATNYAKGRLSKGPEKNDTETLSSGPNIANILVENYANIPPTLTKNQGEMVNVFVARDLDFSNVYKLQVIESKKQITNRALSRNFYKNSTVTLK; from the coding sequence ATGAATAACGAAATGGATGAAAAAAATATCAATGATCGCGATATGATAAAAGACTTTCAAGGAAACAAACAACATAGTAATATAGGCAAAGCAGTTGCTCTTGTTATTCTTTTTGGTGTCTGTATTTATTTAGCATATTCAACGCTTGTCACAGACAAAAAACAACCCGTTGAACTTCCCAAAGAAGGAATTATTAAACAAACAGAATTTTTTCGCCCTACACAACTAAAGCCTGTATCTTTTGAACAGACCCAAAAAAATAGCGTTCTGTTGCCCAAAGTCGAGCTACCAACACCCAAAATAAATCAAAAAAAATCCAATGATGATTCTCTCATGGAAGCTGCACAACGTGCTCCTGTATTAGCCTACGCAAGTACACAGCAAAACAAAATGAGCACAGCAATAAATGCCGGCGTTTTGTCTAACAAACTTGAAAACAAACCTGATGAAACAGCACAGCGTTTTAATCATCTTCTCAAGCCAACAACCCTTGAAGGTATCCGCGCTTCAACACTTGGTAATCGGAATTACATCATTACGATGGGGACTTCCATTCCCTGTATCTTAGAAACAGCAATCAGCAGTGATCAACAAGGATTTACCAGTTGTATTGTTTCCAGAGATATTTTATCAGACAACGGACGCGTTGTTCTCCTTGATAAAGGCACTCAAATTGTTGGTGAATATCGTGCTGGATTAAAAAAAGGACAAAATCGTCTCTTTGTCCTCTGGAATAGAGCCAAAACACCAAATGGTATCATTATCACTTTAGCTTCACCAGCAACGGATGCTTTAGGACGTTCTGGTGTTGATGGTGATGTTGATAATCATTGGTTAGAACGGATTGGATCTGCGCTTCTTGTATCAATTGTCAAAGATGCAACAAATTATGCGAAAGGTCGTTTATCAAAAGGACCAGAAAAGAACGACACTGAAACACTTTCTTCTGGACCCAATATTGCAAATATCCTCGTAGAAAATTACGCCAATATTCCGCCAACATTAACCAAAAACCAAGGAGAAATGGTGAATGTTTTTGTTGCTCGTGATTTAGATTTCTCCAATGTTTATAAATTGCAAGTAATCGAAAGCAAAAAACAAATCACCAATCGAGCCCTTTCAAGAAACTTCTATAAAAATTCCACGGTAACTTTGAAATGA
- a CDS encoding antitoxin VbhA family protein, whose amino-acid sequence MQIKTTENLFPITAEELKKRREAVDATINSHALEGITLHSKTLKILEEYAKGNISLEEFNTLMDNATL is encoded by the coding sequence TTGCAAATAAAGACAACAGAAAATCTTTTTCCAATAACAGCGGAAGAGTTGAAAAAACGACGTGAAGCAGTTGATGCAACCATCAACAGTCATGCACTCGAAGGGATAACGCTTCATTCTAAAACGCTCAAGATTTTAGAAGAATATGCGAAGGGAAATATTTCATTAGAAGAATTTAACACCCTTATGGACAATGCTACATTATAA
- a CDS encoding VirB4 family type IV secretion/conjugal transfer ATPase, whose translation MKQTSVMKRESLPEEYIPYTRHVNQHVIALSSRCLMTVIAIEGINFDTADIDQLNSLHNQLNTFLKNIADERVALYSHIIRRREMLYPEGHFFSSFAAALDEKYKKKMVSQELYRNDLFVSLLWNPASDKTEQLASFFQRLTKAKKTQSEPDMEAIQKLEELSQDFIQGLEAYDARLLSIYEHDGILFSEQSEFLHQLVGGRRERIPLTFGTIASTIYSDRVIFGKEIIEIRHESNERFVGMFGWKEYPSRTRPGMTDSLLTVPFEFILTQSFVFKSKAAASVIMGRKQNQMINVADRASSQIEALDEALDDLESNRFVLGEHHISLAVFADHPKILAENLSKARSHLTNGGAVIAREDLGLEAAWWAQLPGNFSYRARSGAITSRNFAALSPFHSFPIGKLEGNVWGSAVALLKTQAGSPYYFNFHYGDLGNTFVCGPSGSGKTVIVNFLLAQLQKHNPTMVFFDKDQGAEIFVRAGGGKYKPLKNGQPTGIAPLKGMEYTEKNKVFLRNWVLKLVTTEGQTVTEQERQDIAKAIDSLESLPHAQRSLGALQLFFDNTSKEGIAIRLQPWIKGNALGWVFDNDQDDLNLNAQFIGYDMTDFLDNEEIRRPLMMYLFHRILHLIDGRRIIIVIDEFWKALEDDSFKAFAQDRLKTIRKQNGMMLFATQSPKDALNSTIAHTIIEQCPTQIFFPNQKANYDDYVENFKLTEREFELIQSELSRESRRFLIKQGQNSVVAELNLRGMNDEIAVLSGTTKNIELMNQIINEYGTDPAKWLPIFHQRRENQ comes from the coding sequence ATGAAACAAACGTCAGTCATGAAAAGGGAGTCTTTACCTGAAGAATACATTCCCTATACACGACATGTTAATCAACATGTGATTGCCTTAAGTTCACGCTGCTTAATGACAGTGATAGCCATTGAGGGTATAAATTTTGACACTGCAGATATCGATCAATTAAATTCCTTACATAACCAACTAAATACGTTCTTGAAAAATATTGCGGATGAACGTGTTGCTTTATATTCTCATATTATCCGTCGTCGTGAGATGCTTTATCCAGAAGGACATTTTTTTTCGTCCTTTGCAGCAGCATTAGATGAAAAATATAAAAAGAAAATGGTTTCACAAGAGCTTTATAGAAATGATCTGTTTGTTTCACTGCTTTGGAATCCGGCATCAGATAAAACCGAACAGCTTGCCTCATTTTTTCAGCGCTTAACAAAAGCGAAGAAAACACAATCTGAACCTGATATGGAAGCCATTCAGAAACTCGAAGAATTAAGCCAAGATTTTATCCAAGGTTTGGAAGCTTATGATGCCCGCTTGTTATCAATTTATGAACATGATGGCATTTTATTTTCTGAACAAAGTGAATTTTTACACCAATTAGTGGGAGGAAGGCGTGAACGTATTCCCCTCACATTTGGTACTATTGCTTCAACGATTTACTCAGATCGTGTTATTTTTGGTAAAGAAATTATTGAAATTCGCCATGAAAGCAATGAACGCTTTGTTGGCATGTTTGGGTGGAAAGAATATCCCTCGAGGACACGCCCAGGTATGACCGATAGTTTACTAACAGTACCATTTGAATTCATTTTAACACAATCCTTTGTCTTTAAAAGTAAAGCCGCTGCCAGTGTCATTATGGGCCGTAAACAAAATCAAATGATTAATGTAGCCGATCGTGCCAGCTCACAAATTGAAGCACTTGATGAAGCACTCGATGACTTAGAGTCAAACCGTTTTGTTTTGGGCGAACATCACATTTCTCTAGCTGTTTTTGCGGATCATCCAAAAATATTGGCTGAAAACCTATCTAAAGCACGTTCGCATTTAACCAATGGAGGCGCAGTTATCGCCAGAGAAGATTTAGGATTGGAAGCAGCATGGTGGGCGCAATTGCCAGGAAACTTTAGCTATCGTGCACGCTCTGGAGCCATTACCAGTAGAAATTTTGCAGCTTTATCGCCCTTTCATTCTTTTCCCATTGGCAAACTGGAAGGCAATGTTTGGGGTTCCGCTGTAGCATTGTTGAAGACACAAGCTGGTTCACCTTATTATTTCAATTTTCATTATGGTGACCTTGGCAACACCTTTGTTTGTGGTCCATCAGGATCTGGTAAAACAGTGATTGTTAATTTTCTTCTCGCACAATTACAAAAACACAATCCTACAATGGTTTTTTTCGATAAAGATCAGGGAGCAGAGATTTTTGTGCGGGCAGGAGGTGGAAAATATAAACCTTTAAAAAACGGGCAGCCCACTGGCATTGCACCGTTAAAAGGTATGGAATATACCGAAAAAAACAAAGTCTTTCTGCGCAATTGGGTCTTAAAGCTCGTAACAACTGAAGGACAAACAGTAACAGAACAAGAGCGACAAGATATCGCTAAAGCCATTGATTCGTTGGAAAGTTTACCCCATGCACAACGCTCTCTTGGCGCTCTTCAACTGTTTTTTGATAACACATCAAAAGAAGGAATTGCTATACGATTACAACCCTGGATCAAAGGTAATGCCTTAGGCTGGGTATTTGATAACGATCAAGATGATCTCAATTTAAACGCGCAGTTCATCGGCTATGATATGACAGATTTCTTAGACAATGAAGAAATTCGGCGTCCCTTGATGATGTATCTGTTTCACCGCATTCTGCATCTTATTGATGGACGACGCATTATTATCGTCATTGATGAATTTTGGAAAGCGCTTGAAGATGATTCATTTAAAGCTTTTGCACAAGATCGCCTCAAGACGATCCGTAAACAAAATGGCATGATGCTGTTTGCGACGCAAAGCCCTAAAGATGCTTTAAACTCAACAATCGCCCACACAATTATTGAGCAATGTCCTACTCAAATATTTTTTCCAAATCAAAAAGCAAATTACGACGACTATGTTGAAAATTTTAAACTGACTGAGCGTGAATTTGAATTAATACAATCAGAATTAAGCAGAGAATCTCGTCGTTTTCTCATCAAACAAGGACAAAATTCTGTCGTCGCAGAACTTAACTTACGTGGAATGAATGATGAAATCGCTGTCTTAAGCGGCACAACTAAAAATATCGAACTTATGAACCAAATTATCAACGAATATGGAACAGACCCCGCCAAATGGCTGCCCATATTTCATCAAAGGAGAGAAAATCAATGA